Below is a genomic region from Carassius auratus strain Wakin chromosome 2, ASM336829v1, whole genome shotgun sequence.
AATCTCCAAAACATGGCGTTGCTTTTAAGGTCAGTACGAACATGTCATTTTTAAAACGTGACAGTTTTGCTCTTTCTTTTGTTTAAGTTGAAATTAATCgttgtgacattatttttgagGCCATATTATCTGGCAGTGTTGATGTTGTTAACATGTCGTAAATGTAACAAGTGCCCTTTGATCTACTAAAATCTTTATAACCATGTCTAtacttcatgtttttgttttcattatcagtcagtgcatttatttttatttcaacatcAAATTTTCAGAATGATAATAGTTGTGTTTGTTCATACTGTCTGTAAAGTTCTTGTCATCAAAATCGAAAATATCAAAACTTTGAGTGTTGTGTTGTTTGTTACTTAATATGTAACGTTAATTTTCATATGTCTGAGCTTATCTCTGGAGTCTTATCACATTTATTGGATCACACAGTTTGACATGTATCAATGATTTATAGGATTAACCATATTAGGCGTTACTTCTTTGTGTTAAAGGACAGTGGCCCGGCAGGGTCTGTGTTCATCACGGTTGCAGTTAGCCGTACTCTACAGACAGTAAGTATACTTGTATTTTCGTTAAATATTTTCAATTGATGAATTCATATTAATGTGTAAAGCTCCTTTTGTTCCTTTCTTTTCAGTGCTGTTCCTATGGGAACTACAGCAAAAGAGGAAATGGACAAGTTTTGGAACAAAAACACACGACTTAACCGACCTGTCTCGCCTCATATAAGCATCTACCAGTGAGTGTTCACACTTCTGCTTCTTGGAGTGTGTTGATCATACAATCTACAGGATTGGACGTGTGAGGATGTTGGTTTgcggtgagttattaatgaaatGTCACTAAAAGTCGATGGATTAATGGCTTTGGTGTTTTCAGGTGGTCAGTCCCCATGATGTTGTCCATCTCACACAGAGGAACAGGAGTAGCACTAAGCTCAGGTAGCTATAATATAAAGTTGTCTTTTGATAATGTGTTTACAGGACcacaaaatgataaatatattagCATATACAATAACGGTAAccttctgtttattataagcatacGGTCATGTTGTCTattgctttaaatgctcaagaaCTTTAAAGTTAGGTATATTCTAAATGGCTGGTCAGAGTTTCCATTAATCGTCCATAAAGTGCTTCCAGTGATGTCTTTCCTCTTCTTTGTTGTTATAGCTGTGATGTGTACTAAAACTTTATAGATTTGGTCTtttgcatattaatataaaatgatgaTGTTGATCTTTTTGGTCTCAGGAATCTCTGCGTTTGCACTTGCTGCGTTGGTGTTACCTGAGAGTTACCCACATTACCTTGATCTGATTCACTCCATGTCCTTTGGGCCCCAGTTTCTTGCTTTCAGCAAATTTGCTCTGGCTTTCCCAGTGGCTTTCCACACTTTCAACGGCATCCGTCATCTGGTACATTCATACACATATTTACTCGTGCTGATAATGACTCGTGACAGTGTAAACAGTTGAATGTGACCAAAGTGTGAAATTAAGACACTAtggttcaatagtttggggttaATAAaacgaatttatttatttattttatcaagaaattaaaacttttattcagcaaggattcattaaatagataaaaagtgGCAGTttagacatttctaatgttaataAGATTTTGATTTTACCAATAAATATGATATTAGcatattttacagaattttttaatgtttgttcaaTGTTTTCCTCATCTGCCAGAATAATGAAATATCATTTTATAAGACTATTCTGAGCAAATACtgatattattttgatttattattcagcatatcatgtaattaatttgattctgatttttttatttatgtgcccAAATATATCATATCATACTTTGATAtaaatctctctttttctcttttttgcagTTATGGGATCTTGGGAAGGGTTTTAAGATTCCTGAAGTCTATCGTTCTGGCTACATTGTCATTGCTTTGACTGTTCTCACATCGATTGGTCTTGCTGCCATGTAAATCCATGGACATGACAGGACTGGGTGAGACGCACAAATGAAGAAGACATGGAATTAGACGAAGTTGTGTTCTTTTGTTTATCTGTCTAAGAAGTGGCCTATAAGGACCAACTTGATTCAtataaaatatgctaaataaatatCAACCCAAAAACTATCCTCTGTGTTTTTCATGCCTTGCACATTGCTAAACTGAAAAAGAGGGGCATACCACTTAATTGGCATTTAAAAACTTTACAGCAATCATATGGACATATAAGGAGAGGGCTGAACATTTGTCTTGTTTCATTGTGTCATTGCAGTATTTCCAAAAATGTTGACTTGTGCTTgatttcagttaaataaaatcaCTTTCGGTGATTTAAAGGCCAATTAAACCTTTAGACTGGGGGGTATATATGACAAATGTAGTTTTGTGCTTTCCTCCCAGCATGACTATATAAGAAGTTAAAAGAAGAGGTGAAGTTTGTAGTATGAATCGTGTACCGTTTCTCTCTGCTCAATTTCCTGTAGCATCTATAAAGATACTGTTTTTAAGACAATGCATTTTGTGTGTCATAATAATGGTAATGTAGATGTTTCATAGAAACCACTAATAAGAGAGAGCGATTAGAATATTGTTAGTAttctaaataaacacaaatgttgAAGTCTGGCTGCACAGGTTAAATCATTCTCCTTGAAATCTTGTTCACCTGAATGATAATGTCAAGGATTGCTGTGggcttttttcatttaaatggtaATGTCGTAAAATGGATTGGTTTGGATTACAGACTACATGAAGTCACTACACTGAATGTTTACTGAAAAACTCCTCACTTCCTTTCCGCTTCACTAAAAAACGAAATCAGGAGATAGCATATTTATCTGCATGTGAAACTAGAAGGCATGCCCTTCCACTTGTGCTCAAGAATAAACAAGTCATGTTCAGTTTAAGTATTGCGTCTGGTTGGTTTATGTGGTTTTCAAACTGAGATCTAGGGACCCCAGATATccttttgaaaacaaaataaataaatacacacacatacacatatatatatatctctttcCTTGCAGTTTCGGTAGGCTATGGTCTTTATCTCCTGGGGGTTGCAT
It encodes:
- the LOC113120989 gene encoding succinate dehydrogenase cytochrome b560 subunit, mitochondrial-like — protein: MALLLRTVARQGLCSSRLQLAVLYRHAVPMGTTAKEEMDKFWNKNTRLNRPVSPHISIYQWSVPMMLSISHRGTGVALSSGISAFALAALVLPESYPHYLDLIHSMSFGPQFLAFSKFALAFPVAFHTFNGIRHLLWDLGKGFKIPEVYRSGYIVIALTVLTSIGLAAM